Proteins from one Anopheles nili chromosome 2, idAnoNiliSN_F5_01, whole genome shotgun sequence genomic window:
- the LOC128732119 gene encoding protein D2-like, producing the protein MQVDIGQFFAEHDIVPVLIDRAPLAFAKVVYRGKKLVDAGKELSPAEVREEPKVEWYADPTDLHTLVLIDPDSPSRTEPSNREFAHWLVGNIPGRHVQNGETLFEYIPVFPRSGVGFHRYILLVFRQQSWNDYSEAPRASSKNRTPRIRFSTRDFARRYSLGSPVAGNFFIAQYDDYVPVILAKFPASDEF; encoded by the exons ATGCAGGTGGACATTGGGCAGTTTTTCGCCGAGCACGACATCGTGCCGGTGTTGATCGATCGCGCACCGCTCGCATTTGCTAAGGTGGTGTACCGTGGCAAGAAGCTGGTTGACGCCGGTAAGGAGCTTTCACCGGCTGAGGTGCGTGAAGAGCCCAAGGTGGAGTGGTACGCCGATCCGACGGATTTACACACGCTCGTCCTGATTGATCCGGACTCACCGAGCAGAACTGAGCCGTCGAATCGAGAGTTCGCTCACTGGCTCGTTGGGAACATCCCGGGTCGACACGTGCAGAATGGTGAGACGTTGTTCGAGTACATCCCGGTGTTCCCGAGGTCTGGTGTTGGCTTCCATCGTTACATCCTGCTCGTGTTCCGGCAGCAGTCGTGGAATGACTACTCCGAAGCGCCACGTGCCTCAAGCAA GAACCGTACGCCACGGATTCGGTTTAGCACGCGAGATTTCGCACGCCGCTACAGCCTGGGCAGTCCGGTGGCGGGAAATTTCTTCATCGCCCAGTACGACGACTACGTGCCGGTGATACTGGCCAAGTTTCCAGCCTCGGACGAGTTCtag